From Calliphora vicina chromosome 3, idCalVici1.1, whole genome shotgun sequence:
ATTTAAAACAGacaatattttttcgaaaactaaattatttttgtatgaacaaTTTTTTGCAAGACCTACCGAAAATAAATTAGTATTGTTTACTTTCAcaagcaaaaatataaatgaagagccgcagaacaaaaaggtactttttttgaaaattgaaaaattttcggaaattgattgtttctagaagttttcaacccaaatattataaaaatataaaaaaatcaatttgtaaaaaaattcgtaaaaattaccttttgttctgcggctcctcaaataaAAGTGAATTTAAAAGGTAATTCTAGCAaacgatttttcaaaattgtgtcTTGCGATTTTCATTGATTCACATTTTCCgcattttctaaaaagtaaagaaattttCTCAATTAGCATGTGCAAAAATCAACAGTTTAATTTACATATTGCgtcataaaaataacaacaatatgattttatttatttttaaataaaatataaataagtactatacatttttaaaactgatatcAGTATTCAAATGGAATTACTTGCGTGTGACACTTTTGATTAATGGAATATTAAATGATAGCAGTCACTTTGATAATGTttttgaatatacatatatgtttattcCTTTGGCAATTTCAACTTGTGGTTATTCGTAATTAAAGTTATTCCCCATagaatgttaaatttatttaaattaatagctttgtattttgaagtttatACTTTGAAATCCTGTTTTTATTATGGAAAATAGCATAGCAATACGATTTTAGCACTAATAACCAAACGTGTCGCTAGTGCAACATAAACTTTTAACCTCTTGTAGTATGCGCAGTTGACATGGGCCATATTTGACTCGGGTTGTAGGGAATTACTAATTGTATTCCGATGAAATGACTAGTAGAAGTTCTAACAATAAGGAGACAGAAGAGGTAGTTGGTTTGTTCGATTACTGGCTAGTTTTTATTAGCTTTGGAAATTTGCAatacaaaaagtaaacaaaatattgaaaaatagtaaaaacaaagatcggaaactctactgtcaaatgcctaactcagttgtgaatataaaaactacatatgtacctatatgaaaacaaaagcaacaatcgtaggtgtaatttttttaattattttttttttatttgattttttttttaaagcggatctactatgtatatttctctatgagtAAAAATACACTATTTTTGACgggaattgagaaaattccacctgaaattgaagaaaattcTCAAAGAATTTCagatttaaattagaaattgagaaaattccaaatgaataattgagaattataatttaaaattcggAAGATTcctattgaaattgagaaaatttcaaattaaattgagaacaattcaaaataattaagaaaattgcaaataatcggggttgtcatagaatccaattaTTGTCGGAGTCGGTTTAGAAAACTacagaaaaagtacattggtcTCGTGAAATCGAATGTTATCGGTTTTTACCTACTTCCCAAGACGAGGTAAAAGATTTAGGAAggtttaagaaatattatttttgtagtttttagttaaaattctttcaaataatatttccaTTTCTACTAAAAAATGGTGTGATGTGATTTCTCATTATTTATCTTTTGCTCccttattaataatttatgtacACAAATCCACACGAAAATAAAAATCGTACCATATTATTATTATCTTGAAACTTTCCGTACATTTTGAGTTCCTCTCTTCTGATTTTGTCATTCTTTCATTTTTGCAAACGAAGATGACTTGGCACAAGCcccaaaaatacatacatatgtacatctacataaatatttatcagTTCTGCTCCCACTATCAACAGTCTGTGCAATTTTTagattaacaaaacattttttgtaaacaaatagaaagtagatttttttttataagctaTTCtggacaacaacaaaaaagtaaacgATAAACTGGCGTGATGTTAtgagaaaatagaaaataaaacagagaggaaaaagtaaacaaaagagTAATACATATTGttgattattaaataaaaaagagccaaaacttttaaaactaCCGGTTtgctaaagaaatattttggtaaatttaaataaattttagtattaaCATTTCTTAAACagtgtttttattaaaagaattttaaaagttCATTATACATATACTTTTAAGAGAGCTCTTAGTTATTTAAGAGAAAAagtagaaaacaaattaaaagctTAGCATAAATGACAGACCAGCCCCATAtgttttctgaaatttgttttgttttattattttataggtAGTTGCTTTACTAGCCGGCCATTTGTTGTTGATTTAGTAGCTGCCGGTTCAGATTAATCTCTTTTATCAAATCTAGCATTCGTGTTtgctttattttctaataattttacaatatttttatttgttttgtgaaATCTTATCAATAAATAATTGTGTTATCAGGGTGTGTGATTCTATTTTGTTCGCACAACTTGTTTTGTAGTAGAATTCCGCTCccgttgtttttattttcatccaTTTAGTTGTGTGTACGTTGCATAACCTTAAATACGGCCACAGAACGGGAgtaaagtacaatttttttaaaatattctgttTTAAAGTTGCTATCAGTCGTGTTTTCATTTTGAAGCCAAAAAGTATTGCCAGCAGcataaaacaaactttttaatttcagtATAAACGAATTAAAGagtaaaatatttgcaaaatgttCTCGTTACGTTTAGCAACTCGTTGTATGACTTCTGCCGGTCCAACTCTTTTCAGAAATAATACAATTAACAGAACGATAATTTACGCTGGGGTAAGCCTGTTTTTCAATATGTATTATtagttaaacttaaaaaaatataatgctgCAACATTTGTGTATTAACTTAAAGTTAGAAATAACTATAGTTcttaattttaagcaatttatacCTATTAAGATTTTAGAAATTTGGTGCAGCTTTTAAAGTTCAAataaaccttttaaaaactcattttttaatagaaatcatattaaaaattgatttcattGTAAGTTAAAATTTCTAACTTCATCAGTTATTAAAAGCCTTAAATTATTATACATTCTCAATAGTTATTAGGTACCTACTtactttattaataaatatttttcattggaACACTTCATGTGTTTTTGCAATAGGTATCTAATCTAATAAGAATATAACAACActtgaaatccaaaaaaaaaaaactttgtcgaCAAATAACTTTGATACATAGGTACACAAATActttattcaaatataaaatctCCTAGCATTAGATTTCTGATTTCAATATTCTTATCTCCTCAAACGAACTACAAAATTGCATCAAACTGTGCATGTCGAAATTTAATTCAAtcatcaatttttattttttcatcatTCTCGCACTCATTAtcagaaaccaaaaaaaaaaaaaatcaaacaaaattcaacctTCCACccatttgtgtttgttttcaaaaatatcttctatattaaacaacaaaaattaaatccaTTTTCAGATGGCAACTAAAATTAAAGCTGGTCCCGTTGTTGATATTTTGGGCGATGAAATGACCCGCATCATTTGGTCATCCATTAAGGATAAATTGATTTTACCCTTCTTGGACATTGAGTTGCACACATACGATTTGGGCATGGAACATCGTGACAAGACCGAAGATCAAGTCACCATTGATTGTGCCGAAGCCATCAAGAAATACAATGTTGGTATTAAGTGTGCCACCATCACTCCCGATGAGAAGCGCGTCGAAGAATTCAAATTGCAAAAGATGTGGAAGAGTCCCAACGGTACTATTCGTAACATTCTCGGTGGTACTGTATTCCGTGAAGCTATTACTTGCAAAAACATTCCCCGTTTGGTCAGTGGCTGGGAGAAGCCCATTGTTATTGGTCGTCACGCCCATGCTGATCAATACAAGGCTACCGACTTTGTTGTTCCTGGTGCTGGTACCTTGACCATGACTTTTGTTCCTGCTGATGGTAGTGCTGAAATCAAACACGAAGTCCATCAATACAAGGGTGCTGGTGTTGCCATGGGTATGTTCAATACCGATGCCTCCATTATTGACTTTGCCCACGCCTCCTTGAAATATTCCCTCGCCCGCAAAATGCCCTTGTACTTGAGTACCAAGAACACCATTCTCAAGAAATACGATGGTCGCTTCAAGGATATCTTTGAAGAAATCTACCAAAAGGAATACAAGAAGGACTACGAGGCCGCTGGCATCTGGTAtgaacatcgtttaatcgacgaTATGGTTGCCTATGCCATGAAATCTGAGGGTGGCTTCGTTTGGGCATGCAAAAACTACGACGGTGATGTACAATCCGATTCCGTTGCCCAGGGTTATGGCTCTTTGGGTCTCATGACTTCTGTCTTAATCTGCCCCGATGGCAAAACTGTAGAATCCGAAGCCGCTCACGGCACCGTTACCCGCCATTACCGCATGTACCAACAGGGCAAGGAAACCTCCACCAACCCCATTGCCTCCATCTTCGCCTGGACCCGTGGTTTGTTGCACCGTGCCAAGCTCGACAACAATACTGAACTTAAGAAATTCGCCGAAACTTTGGAAAAGGTCTGTGTCGATACCATTGAAGCTGGTTCCATGACCAAGGATTTGGCTATCTGCATTAAGGGCATGAACAATGTACAACGTAGCGACTACATGGAAACCTTTGAATTCATGGATAAATTGGCTGAAAACTTGAAGAAGGCTATGGCTTGACTATCTACTCAAGAGGATAAGAAGTCTCATCTCTAGATTAGTTATTTCTAGTGGATTcatatttaatatgtatttttgtatgtttatttttaaagatcgcatcttttgcattttatgttttattttattttatacatcatAGATAACAAACAACACCATATTGGCGTTTAAGAAACGTtacaataataaagaaattcatTTTTGTACTTTCAATTATAAAAGACAAAATATcaaggtttttttttactaaatatgtacataagatTAAAAAGTGAGCTAAAATTCTCAAATTAAAGAACGTTTCTGGGAAATCATAGATAATTTCGTGTTTAAAAATCTCTATGGTTTAAAGTAATGATGTTcaggaaaaaattaattatcgCCATTTTCTCTAATATTCCTCTAGTATAGATTaattgcaattttaagtttttcgtgaacaattttaaattttttatcatttaatagATTTCGTCTTCCTGTAGATAATAGCTTAGATTTCTATGGAAAACCTAGATTCTACTGTGCAAAAAAGCTTCAGCACCATATTTTGCatgtctttataatgcttttTTTAATCAGATATGCAACTGCTGATGAAATAATATTGTTAGGTTCAAACCTCCTTAAACACATCATCTGTAATATTTCTAGCCCAAACAACAGGACCGTCTCCTTCAAAAATACTTTATCTGGCATTAAACGAGTCATCACTACCTCGTAAGAAATAATCGGCTTGACAATCATCCTAGAGATCCATGTGACCTAACCACAGACTCAATCCCCAGGTTCTACCAACAAAACATACTTCGTCCGATTACACAACCATTCATTGAAAATAATCCTAAATAAAGTAATCACAATCTTCAGCATAGACGCGGTTGTTTACATTTGTTCTGATAGGTCTGAGCCCACAAATATGTAAAGTACAGTTTCTCCTGATTCAAAGGTATTTTCAAGAATGACTTCAGTAATC
This genomic window contains:
- the Idh gene encoding isocitrate dehydrogenase [NADP] cytoplasmic isoform X1, encoding MFSLRLATRCMTSAGPTLFRNNTINRTIIYAGMATKIKAGPVVDILGDEMTRIIWSSIKDKLILPFLDIELHTYDLGMEHRDKTEDQVTIDCAEAIKKYNVGIKCATITPDEKRVEEFKLQKMWKSPNGTIRNILGGTVFREAITCKNIPRLVSGWEKPIVIGRHAHADQYKATDFVVPGAGTLTMTFVPADGSAEIKHEVHQYKGAGVAMGMFNTDASIIDFAHASLKYSLARKMPLYLSTKNTILKKYDGRFKDIFEEIYQKEYKKDYEAAGIWYEHRLIDDMVAYAMKSEGGFVWACKNYDGDVQSDSVAQGYGSLGLMTSVLICPDGKTVESEAAHGTVTRHYRMYQQGKETSTNPIASIFAWTRGLLHRAKLDNNTELKKFAETLEKVCVDTIEAGSMTKDLAICIKGMNNVQRSDYMETFEFMDKLAENLKKAMA
- the Idh gene encoding isocitrate dehydrogenase [NADP] cytoplasmic isoform X2; the encoded protein is MATKIKAGPVVDILGDEMTRIIWSSIKDKLILPFLDIELHTYDLGMEHRDKTEDQVTIDCAEAIKKYNVGIKCATITPDEKRVEEFKLQKMWKSPNGTIRNILGGTVFREAITCKNIPRLVSGWEKPIVIGRHAHADQYKATDFVVPGAGTLTMTFVPADGSAEIKHEVHQYKGAGVAMGMFNTDASIIDFAHASLKYSLARKMPLYLSTKNTILKKYDGRFKDIFEEIYQKEYKKDYEAAGIWYEHRLIDDMVAYAMKSEGGFVWACKNYDGDVQSDSVAQGYGSLGLMTSVLICPDGKTVESEAAHGTVTRHYRMYQQGKETSTNPIASIFAWTRGLLHRAKLDNNTELKKFAETLEKVCVDTIEAGSMTKDLAICIKGMNNVQRSDYMETFEFMDKLAENLKKAMA